A part of Deltaproteobacteria bacterium genomic DNA contains:
- the groL gene encoding chaperonin GroEL (60 kDa chaperone family; promotes refolding of misfolded polypeptides especially under stressful conditions; forms two stacked rings of heptamers to form a barrel-shaped 14mer; ends can be capped by GroES; misfolded proteins enter the barrel where they are refolded when GroES binds): MAAKDIKYDSDAREKIMTGVDTLTNAVKVTLGPRGRNVVLDKSWGGPVITKDGVTVAKEVELEDRFENMGAQMVKEVASKTSDTAGDGTTTATVLAQAIYREGSKLVAAGLNTMSLKQGIDRAVGVVSEELKKISKPIKRKKEIAQVGTISANNDSTIGEIISEAMAKVGKEGVITVEEAKAIETSLDIVEGMQFDRGYISPYFVTDPEKMEIHLEEPYILLHEKKISMMKDMVPLLEEIARMNRPLLIIAEDIEGEALATLVVNKIRGTLKGAAVKAPGFGDRRKAMLEDIAVLTGGKVISEDLGLKLENVGLDDLGSCKQVTIDKDNTTLVDGAGSRPDIEGRVKQIRTQIEESTSDYDREKLQERLAKLVGGVAVIKVGAATELEMKEKKARGEDALHATRAAVEEGIVPGGGVALLRTLPALQKIKVSDHDEQQGVNLVKRALEEPLRQIALNAGYEGSIVVEKVKDNKGNYGFDADRGNYGDLMRAGIIDPTKVVRLALQNAASVTSLLLTTEAMVAEKPQKKPAGPAMPGGGMPPDMGDYDY; the protein is encoded by the coding sequence ATGGCTGCAAAAGACATCAAATACGATTCGGACGCACGGGAAAAGATCATGACGGGCGTCGATACCCTGACGAACGCTGTCAAGGTCACCCTCGGTCCTCGGGGGAGAAATGTTGTGCTCGATAAATCCTGGGGCGGCCCCGTCATCACCAAGGACGGCGTCACCGTAGCGAAGGAGGTCGAACTGGAAGACCGCTTCGAAAACATGGGCGCCCAGATGGTCAAGGAGGTCGCATCCAAAACGTCCGATACGGCCGGCGACGGCACCACCACCGCCACGGTTCTCGCCCAGGCCATTTACCGGGAAGGATCGAAACTGGTTGCGGCGGGCCTGAACACCATGTCCCTGAAGCAAGGGATCGACAGGGCCGTGGGCGTCGTGTCCGAGGAGCTGAAGAAAATTTCGAAGCCCATCAAGCGCAAAAAGGAAATCGCCCAAGTCGGAACCATTTCCGCCAACAACGATTCAACCATAGGGGAAATCATCTCCGAAGCCATGGCCAAGGTCGGCAAGGAAGGGGTCATTACCGTCGAGGAAGCCAAGGCCATAGAAACCTCGCTGGATATCGTGGAAGGCATGCAGTTCGACCGGGGCTACATCTCCCCCTATTTTGTAACGGACCCGGAGAAGATGGAAATTCATCTCGAAGAACCGTACATTCTCCTTCATGAAAAGAAAATCAGCATGATGAAGGACATGGTTCCCCTGCTGGAGGAGATCGCCCGGATGAACCGTCCCCTTTTGATCATCGCCGAAGACATCGAGGGCGAAGCCCTGGCGACGCTCGTCGTCAACAAGATCCGCGGCACCCTGAAAGGCGCCGCCGTCAAGGCGCCGGGCTTCGGCGACCGGCGTAAGGCCATGCTGGAAGACATCGCCGTTCTGACCGGCGGCAAGGTCATCTCCGAAGATCTCGGCCTGAAGCTGGAGAACGTCGGTCTTGACGACCTCGGCAGCTGCAAACAGGTGACCATCGACAAGGACAACACGACCCTCGTGGACGGCGCCGGTTCCAGGCCTGATATCGAAGGGCGGGTGAAGCAAATCCGCACCCAGATCGAGGAAAGCACCTCCGATTATGACCGCGAAAAACTTCAGGAACGACTGGCAAAGCTCGTTGGAGGCGTTGCGGTCATCAAGGTCGGCGCGGCAACGGAACTGGAAATGAAAGAGAAGAAAGCGCGGGGTGAAGACGCCCTGCACGCGACCAGGGCGGCGGTGGAGGAAGGGATCGTTCCCGGCGGCGGAGTCGCTCTGCTGCGGACTTTACCGGCCCTGCAAAAGATAAAGGTGTCTGACCATGATGAGCAGCAAGGGGTGAACCTTGTCAAGCGGGCCCTGGAAGAACCGCTCCGTCAAATCGCTCTCAACGCCGGCTATGAAGGATCCATCGTCGTCGAAAAGGTGAAGGACAACAAAGGCAACTATGGCTTCGACGCCGACAGGGGCAATTACGGCGACCTGATGCGGGCGGGCATAATCGACCCCACCAAGGTGGTTCGTCTGGCCCTGCAGAATGCCGCCTCCGTCACGTCCCTCCTGCTTACCACGGAGGCCATGGTGGCGGAAAAACCACAGAAAAAACCGGCCGGCCCTGCCATGCCCGGCGGCGGTATGCCGCCCGACATGGGAGATTACGATTACTAA